The Calliphora vicina chromosome 3, idCalVici1.1, whole genome shotgun sequence genome contains a region encoding:
- the MED1 gene encoding mediator of RNA polymerase II transcription subunit 1, whose protein sequence is MAALNVKPVIAPIPGASTSSLLGNLSITAEKNKQWQRELLMERIRSHSSQHKTFQELSKGMRMGMLEKRYPLDAVEKSNLQKCLDNMQHCIKVTSRQGLVERLESLSRQLSLKFSDDTKALFISTDMFFLEILLDSSGSLTDVKVHHESKADQQSCSELVDCLNRGDFADFTAQLEGFSSIYQLNAESKVKIKAYDAMQAMETDLYNIFQMQNFTKDTQQVLQESIVGVVLKRRGGHPMRLVYFVSPYDLISLESKTLQSLNLETFKNKQIGFSVTVNLEASSANKLQISPTVTVAKDPQTGVDMPVFAPLNQMNSMLLPATFVLRLNRPLPVCFNTLRSMGLCAAANSETNPLPSSSLESQHKSPVVANIMSLIIQTASDQQMKSSQKGLFVCLPDQTHCYFFTENKLLKSTLIHSVPFTEPSQVPKILDFLKKMALFYTLLSSCVRPQSKMGNDIDSTTILEVNAISFQQISVALQHPYEESMATVEFDLRTGVPQCTIYSICNNYDLLSIKLTSIVQKCLSIPVTIRALMRFWDQERMKMFQRSLGGGSTNAGGIGGGGGGGATNVGGSGAGGNMSGNIPTTSHGSYGNFNISGGSNDPGGGGMSSNMKMAGGTMKMETAGQQQRSQMQAATAGFLKYKGGELKQEDFHESPKSQTLAATATEHVAASLMQSNLEVNSLGQTLTQQQQQLHTQLQQQQQPPQKTFEQKIAADHEIADKYKNIWKDKTPNLKNSVSITPINDATNSNNIHSNSSNNTTNAASSLDVKRTCGIEIIPLTGTNNNNTGVNNTGTNTNVTPTTITITPINAGSSPSALGNKDKKSSSSMASAISSSGLSSSSSNKRSLDGGDNQKDKKRKKRRDDSPMGPPEKVFSRQNSPAGSSEAATAVARKFSSPSSSPKGSSGGLLASSVAGSSLSARPSPKHSPVYSSPKHNTASNSPKSPFGTHSPKHGSSGKPSMSTLKSATAASPKGDKSSSSSNSSSNSSVLNTAALVRSLQSGSSSSATASTVAAAAAAAMAALKNKDKSSALNSAAVSSAAAAAAAAVKSSMGVTSMQQLKSSVTSLNHMTAAAAAGFGATNNPNTSMDLNSAMRKGVAAAVSLMTSTPTTATVSTASTRSPQRQSLEQQDRHRQHPTTQQPLGSNELMKLSSSSSLAANDTLNTSGGSSSSSSEYMVKSSQEGLKLTINKTSHKSSSKSSSSSKSSHMATQGSGSSSSGSSFYNKKLHTGLKPGVNSGPASKKSTSSASSSSKSSSSSSSSSTKHMFQKSNSAGSLSTKLGSSTNSSSTGYGLSKSHSTNSFSDSRRSSKKSHSASTSPALPSSHNSSSTASTSQPATRLDHHADMMKILQYASPIMAASMEGFMKGLNSKFQIPKLSQRNNNPNPNTNTSTTHSSSSATTSSASSSSTMSSSSTTSSSSTAQQHPASFNKSKDIKLTTPPLQHPYEQQHNQSSVSLHILKTSSSSTATSTSSSSAATLTKSKSSSSSTSSASSSLGYLNAATKSTNSNSSHVDDSLLATLAAGK, encoded by the exons ATGGCAGCTTTGAATGTCAAACCCGTTATAGCTCCTATTCCAG gagCCTCCACCTCCTCTTTGTTGGGCAACTTATCGATTACGGCTGAAAAGAACAAGCAATGGCAGAGGGAATTGTTAATGGAACGTATACGTTCCCATTCCTCACAACACAAAACGTTTCAAGAACTTTCGAAAGGTATGCGCATGGGCATGTTAGAAAAACGTTATCCCTTAGATGCGGTGGAGAAATCTAACCTACAAAAATGTTTGGACAATATGCAGCACTGTATTAAAGTCACTTCTAGGCAGGGTCTAGTCGAGAGACTTGAAAGTCTTTCGCGTCAATTGAGTCTAAAGTTTTCGGACGACACTAAAGCCCTGTTCATATCGACAGACATGTTCTTTCTGGAAATTCTTTTGGATTCAAGTGGCTCCTTAACAGATGTTAAAGTGCATCATGAATCTAAGGCTGATCAGCAGTCTTGCAGTGAGTTGGTAGATTGCCTTAATCGTGGAGACTTTGCCGATTTTACGGCTCAACTTGAGGGATTTTCTTCAATCTATCAATTGAACGCAGAATCCAAGGTGAAAATTAAGGCTTATGATGCCATGCAGGCCATGGAAAcagatttgtataatattttccaaatgcaaaattttacaaaagacACTCAACAAGTCCTACAAGAATCTATAGTAGGTGTGGTTTTAAAAAGAAGAGGAGGTCATCCCATGCGTCTGGTGTATTTTGTTTCTCCCTACGATTTGATATCTCTCGAAAGtaaaactttacagtctttGAATTTGGAGACTTTTAAGAACAAACAAATTGGTTTTAGTGTAACGGTGAACTTGGAAGCATCTTCAGCCAATAAACTGCAAATTTCACCCACAGTCACAGTGGCCAAAGATCCTCAAACGGGCGTCGATATGCCCGTCTTTGCTCCACTAAATCAAATGAATTCCATGCTATTGCCCGCCACATTTGTGTTGCGACTCAACAGACCTTTGCCGGTGTGCTTTAACACTTTACGTTCTATGGGTTTATGCGCGGCCGCCAACAGCGAAACAAATCCTCTGCCTTCTTCCTCTCTGGAGTCACAACATAAATCGCCTGTTGTGGCGAACATTATGAGTCTAATCATACAAACTGCTTCGGATCAACAAATGAAATCATCCCAGAAAGGTTTGTTCGTTTGTCTGCCCGATCAAACACACTGCTATTTTTTCAcggaaaataaattgttaaaa TCTACTTTAATCCATTCTGTACCATTTACGGAACCTTCACAAGTGccaaaaattttggattttcttAAAAAGATGGCCTTATTTTATACACTTTTGTCAAGTTGTGTTCGTCCTCAATCTAAAATGGGCAATG ACATAGATTCGACCACCATACTCGAAGTTAATGCCATTTCATTTCAACAAATCTCAGTGGCTCTTCAGCACCCCTACGAGGAGTCAATGGCCACGGTAGAGTTTGATTTACGCACTGGAGTGCCACAATGTACCATCTACAGCATTTGTAACAATTATGATTTACTCTCCATTAAATTAACAAGCATTGTACAAAAATGTCTCTCCATACCGGTGACAATAAGAGCTCTCATGAGATTTTGGGATCAAGAACGAATGAAAATGTTCCAACGCAGCCTTGGTGGGGGATCTACAAATGCTGGCGGCATAGGTGGCGGAGGAGGAGGTGGTGCTACAAATGTCGGTGGATCTGGAGCCGGTGGCAATATGTCTGGTAATATACCGACTACTTCTCATGGTTCttatggaaattttaatatatcaGGCGGATCAAATGATCCAGGAGGTGGAGGTATGAGTAGTAATATGAAGATGGCTGGCGGTACTATGAAAATGGAGACAGCAGGACAACAGCAAAGGTCGCAGATGCAGGCCGCTACAGCAGGTTTTTTAAAGTACAAAGGTGGTGAATTGAAGCAGGAGGATTTTCATGAGAGCCCAAAGAGTCAAACTTTAGCTGCAACAGCTACCGAGCATGTTGCTGCATCCTTAATGCAATCTAATTTAGAAGTTAACTCTTTGGGCCAAACACTaacgcaacaacaacaacaacttcatacacaactacaacaacagcaacaaccacCACAAAAAACATTTGAACAAAAGATTGCCGCTGATCATGAAATCGCTGataagtataaaaatatttggaaagaTAAAACACCAAATCTGAAAAACTCTGTTAGCATAACACCCATTAATGATGCCACCAACTCTAACAATATCCACTCCAACTCCTCTAACAACACCACCAATGCCGCTTCATCTTTGGATGTTAAGCGTACATGTGGCATAGAAATCATACCTTTAACCggaacaaacaataacaatacgGGTGTCAACAATACAGGAACCAATACAAATGTGACACCCACTACTATAACAATAACACCCATTAATGCGGGTTCTTCACCTTCAGCTTTGGGCAATAAAGACAAGAAATCATCTTCTAGTATGGCTTCTGCAATATCCTCATCTGGTTTGTCTTCCTCGTCTTCTAATAAACGTTCACTAGATGGGGGCGATAATCAAAAGGATAAGAAACGCAAGAAACGTAGGGATGATTCGCCCATGGGCCCTCCGGAAAAAGTGTTTTCACGACAAAATTCACCTGCTGGTTCAAGTGAAGCTGCCACGGCAGTGGCTCGTAAATTCTCTTCACCCTCCTCATCACCCAAGGGTTCTTCGGGCGGTTTGTTGGCCTCATCAGTAGCAGGTTCATCGTTGTCGGCTCGTCCCAGTCCCAAGCATTCACCTGTTTACAGTAGTCCCAAACATAATACAGCCTCCAATAGTCCCAAATCGCCCTTTGGTACCCACTCTCCCAAACATGGCTCCTCTGGTAAGCCCAGCATGTCCACGTTAAAAAGTGCCACTGCTGCTAGTCCCAAAGGTGATAAATCTTCTTCATCTTCGAACTCTTCCTCAAATTCGTCTGTACTTAATACCGCTGCTCTAGTACGCTCACTACAATCGGGTTCGTCCTCCTCAGCCACGGCTAGTACCGTTGCGGCTGCCGCAGCTGCTGCTATGGCTGCCCtcaaaaataaagacaaatCCTCCGCTCTCAATTCGGCAGCGGTTAGTTCTGCGGCAGCTGCTGCAGCGGCCGCTGTTAAATCAAGCATGGGTGTTACCTCCATGCAACAATTGAAGTCTTCCGTTACCAGTCTTAATCATATGACGGCTGCTGCGGCGGCTGGTTTTGGCGCTACTAATAACCCCAACACATCTATGGATCTTAACTCAGCCATGCGTAAAGGTGTAGCCGCTGCG GTTAGTTTGATGACGTCGACACCAACTACAGCAACAGTATCAACAGCCTCAACACGGTCACCGCAACGGCAGTCGCTGGAGCAACAGGACAGACACAGACAGCATCCAACAACGCAGCAGCCACTTGGCAGCAATGAGTTAATGAAATTATCATCGTCCTCATCTTTGGCGGCAAATGATACTCTTAACACTAGTGGTGGcagcagcagtagtagtagtgaGTATATGGTTAAATCATCACAAGAAGGTTTAAAATTAACCATAAACAAGACCTCCCATAAGTCGTCATCGAAATCGTCGAGCTCATCAAAGTCATCTCATATGGCTACACAAGGATCGGGGTCCTCTTCGTCGGGGTCTtcgttttataataaaaagctaCATACAGGCCTTAAACCGGGTGTAAATAGTGGACCAGCTTCCAAGAAATCAACATCATCTGCTTCCTCGTCTTCGAAATCATCCTcctcttcatcatcatcatccactAAGCACATGTTTCAAAAATCGAATTCAGCAGGTAGTTTAAGTACAAAATTAGGTTCTAGTACCAACTCTTCATCTACGGGTTATGGTCTTTCCAAAAGTCATAGTACAAATTCATTTTCCGATTCACGCAGATCATCGAAAAAGTCCCACAGTGCTTCAACATCACCGGCATTGCCGTCATCACATAACTCCTCGTCAACGGCTTCAACGTCTCAGCCAGCTACACGTTTGGATCATCATGCCGATATGATGAAGATCTTGCAATATGCTTCGCCCATAATGGCGGCCAGCATGGAGGGTTTTATGAAGggattaaattcaaaatttcaaatacccAAACTATCACAACGTAACAATAATCCTAATCCTAACACCAATACTTCTACCACCCACAGTTCCTCTTCTGCAACAACATcgtcagcatcatcatcatcaacaatgTCCAGCTCGTCAACAACATCATCCTCTTCAACAGCACAACAACATCCTGCCTCGTTTAACAAGTCTAAAGACATCAAATTAACAACTCCTCCCCTACAACATCCATATGAACAACAGCACAACCAGTCATCCGTTTCCTTGCACATCCTCAAAACTTCCAGCTCATCGACAGCCACATCAACCTCCTCTTCTTCAGCAGCTACATTGACTAAGTCAAAATCTTCATCATCGTCAACATCATCTGCCTCATCATCTCTAGGATATCTTAACGCTGCCACTAAATCTACAAATTCGAATTCCTCTCATGTCGATGATTCCCTGTTGGCAACATTGGCGGCGGGTAAATGA